From the genome of Camelus bactrianus isolate YW-2024 breed Bactrian camel chromosome 33, ASM4877302v1, whole genome shotgun sequence, one region includes:
- the LOC105071248 gene encoding uncharacterized protein LOC105071248 has product MGFMVQLNALPVAPDGPCPPSGLSQPCRCPGEGGQGGMESGPGRKAGATKDGPLFTEGVSTGEQGQRDPLRKGSSRRGAAGVLLPHPEPATKSGETCQLFVESVHHPSILPSIIHPSIHHPSILPSIIHPSIIHPSFHPSSIHPSSIHPSIHHPSILPSIIQPSIIHPSSIHPSIHHPSIHHPSILPSIIHPSFHPSSIHPSIHHPSIHHPSILPSIIHPSFHPSSSHPSSIHPSIHHPSIHHLSILPSIIHPFFHPSSIHPSIHHPSIHHPSIIHPSSILPSILPSIIHPSIIHPSIIHPSFYPSSIHPSSIHHPSILPSIIHPSFHPSSSHPSSIHPSIHHPSIHHPSILPSIHEVSTVYAPAESAAFCYVQWGAQTHTRQSLHWQEACNESTRDRTCTQKARSKWPSSDQSGTDDSGSRKDRREPVPVDSQPAPRPGGNNGRHQREATSHPKPSHLLRQKVEGLFPEEWESLPSAVGNTEWECLVYNFFLSFRGLTSCPEQGVAAWLNGERTQWSSGRC; this is encoded by the exons ATGGGGTTCATGGTGCAGCTGAACGCCTTGCCTGTCGCCCCGGATGGGCCCTGTCCACCCAGTGGCCTCAGCCAGCCCTGCCGGTGTCCAGGAGAAGGCGGCCAAG GAGGCATGGAGTCTGGACCGGGAAGAAAGGCGGGGGCGACAAAAGATGGCCCTTTGTTCACGGAGGGAGTCAGCACGGGAGAGCAGGGGCAGCGGGACCCGCTGCGAAAGGGCTCGTCTCGCCGCGGAGCCGCGGGAG TTCTTCTACCCCACCCTGAACCTGCAACTAAGAGTGGGGAGACTTGTCAACTCTTCGTAGAGTCagtccatcatccatccattcttccatccatcatccatccatccatccatcatccatccatccttccatccatcatccatccatccatcatccatccatctttccatccatcatccatccatccatcatccatccatccttccatccatcatccatccatccttccatccatcatccagccatccatcatccatccatcatccatccatccttccatccatcatccatccatccatcatccatccatccttccatccatcatccatccatctttccatccatcatccatccatccttctatccatcatccatccatccatcatccatccatccttccatccatcatccatccatccttccatccatcatccagccatccatcatccatccatccttccatccatcacccatccatccatcatctatccatccttccatccatcatccatccatttttccatccatcatccatccatccttctatccatcatccatccatccatcatccatccatcatccatccatcatccatccttccatccatccttccatccatcatccatccatccatcatccatccatccatcatccatccatccttctatccatcatccatccatccatcatccatccatcatccatccatccttccatccatcatccatccatccttccatccatcatccagccatccatcatccatccatccttccatccatcatccatccatccatcatccatccatccttccatccatccacgaAGTAAGCACTGTTTATGCACCTGCTGAGTCCGCAGCATTTTGCTACGTGCAGTGGGGAGCACAGACCCACACACGGCAGAGTCTGCACTGGCAAGAAGCATGTAACGAGAGTACAAGGGACAGGACTTGTACCCAGAAAGCCAGAAGCAAGTGGCCCAGTAGCGACCAGTCTGGTACCGATGACAGTGGTAGTAGGAAGGACAGGAGAGAGCCTGTTCCAGTGGACAGCCAGCCTGCGCCAAGGCCTGGGGGCAACAACGGGCGTCACCAGAGGGAAGCAACCAGCCACCCTAAGCCTTCTCATCTCTTAAGGCAGAAGGTAGAAGGCCTTTTCCCAGAAGAGTGGGAGAGTCTGCCTTCAGCTGTCGGAAATACTGAATGGGAGTGCttggtttataatttttttttaagctttagaGGGTTGACATCCTGCCCAGAACAAGGGGTAGCAGCTTGGCTTAATGGTGAAAGGACTCAGTGGAGTTCTGGGAGATGTTAG